One genomic region from Argentina anserina chromosome 2, drPotAnse1.1, whole genome shotgun sequence encodes:
- the LOC126783681 gene encoding protein disulfide-isomerase SCO2 — MLATNPSLFFPTKPFSRRFRAAAGDPPRAAAFPRLVQFPFAASDVASVSGRIGLDTELDGGAARPRGGSSGGGTKVTAKEPKWSRDRESYLVDDVDALPLPMTYPDTAPVTPEVIDKRLQCDPVVEDCKIVVYEWTGKCRSCQGSGYATYYNKRGKQNVCKCIPCQGIGYVQKITTRTDIDVMEDLDKENPP, encoded by the exons ATGTTGGCTACTAACCCTAGCCTCTTCTTCCCCACCAAACCCTTCTCCCGCCGCTTCCGCGCCGCCGCCGGCGACCCTCCTCGGGCCGCCGCATTCCCTCGCCTCGTCCAGTTCCCCTTCGCCGCCTCCGACGTCGCTTCCGTCAGCGGCCGAATCGGCCTCGACACCGAGCTCGACGGCGGCGCCGCTCGGCCTCGCGGCGGAAGCTCCGGTGGTGGGACTAAGGTGACGGCGAAGGAGCCCAAGTGGTCGAGGGATAGAGAGAGCTACTTGGTCGACGATGTTGACGCGCTGCCACTTCCGATGACTTATCCGGATACGGCTCCGGTGACGCCGGAGGTCATTGACAAGAGGCTCCAGTGCGACCCTGTAGTTGAG GATTGCAAGATAGTTGTGTATGAATGGACAGGAAAGTGTAGGAGTTGCCAGGGCTCAGGATATGCTACTTATTATAACAAAAGAGGGAAGCAGAATGTGTGCAAATGCATACCTTGCCAAGGAATCG GATATGTACAAAAGATAACAACTCGCACCGACATTGATGTTATGGAAGATTTGGATAAGGAAAACCCACCATGA
- the LOC126783683 gene encoding calmodulin-like protein 30: MSNLSFLDFQYSISKRKFLRKPTRMFSSRDRQNSGLTPGFEPNINEMKRVFEKFDTNKDGKISQQDYRAILRALGKGSMVGEVPKIFSLVDLDGDGFINFKEFMEVHKKAGGVKATDIQNAFQTFDLNGDGKISAEEVMEVLKRLGERCSLEECQRMVRAVDTDGDGMVDLDEFMTMMTRSMRRL, translated from the coding sequence ATGTCGAACTTGAGCTTCCTTGATTTTCAATACAGCATTTCGAAAAGGAAGTTTCTGCGCAAACCAACTCGAATGTTTTCCTCCCGGGACAGACAAAACTCCGGATTAACACCTGGTTTTGAGCCAAATATCAACGAGATGAAGCGTGTCTTTGAGAAATTTGACACCAACAAGGATGGGAAGATATCTCAGCAGGATTACAGGGCCATATTGAGAGCACTTGGAAAGGGTAGTATGGTTGGAGAAGTGCCAAAGATTTTCAGTCTTGTTGATTTGGATGGGGATGGGTTTATAAACTTCAAGGAGTTCATGGAAGTGCACAAGAAGGCAGGTGGGGTGAAAGCAACAGACATCCAGAATGCTTTTCAAACATTTGATCTGAATGGGGATGGAAAAATAAGTGCGGAAGAAGTTATGGAAGTGCTGAAGAGGCTAGGAGAGAGGTGCAGCCTTGAAGAATGCCAGCGAATGGTTAGAGCTGTAGACACCGATGGTGATGGTATGGTCGACTTAGACGAGTTCATGACCATGATGACTCGATCCATGAGACGACTTTAG
- the LOC126783675 gene encoding pentatricopeptide repeat-containing protein At2g15690, mitochondrial, producing MASLMATRRARSPALISSIFNNKVRPLHPSHAFHFHPNNPHPLTFTKTLTSSAAPNHYPGAPPPQQTPPSDPRNFNPNPNPNQWSPQNQGYGNPNSQQTQRPGFNNYQGQHQWSPQAQGQSYPQHQNPNPFPNQNQCYPPRGSPNQWSQNPNPNYQQPPRSPNQNQWIENQNQDQGHPQYGNPNQMNPPSPNFQQPRNPNQWNNQNQNRGYPQSGNPNQRAPQGPNQWSNNNGVRVEKESAAVVLPPSVDDLRRLCEEGKVKEALKMMEEDGVKADPDCFQHLFKLCGDSKTFENAKKVHDFFLQSTCRSSRDLSHKVIEMYGKCGSMTDARRVFDHLVEKNIDSWHLMINWYAENGLGDDGLQMFELLREQGLKPNSDTFLAVFAACASADAVEEAFFHFDAMKEEYGFDPEKKHYLGILGVLGKCGHLHEAVDYIEKLPFEPTVEVWEALWNFARIHGDIDLEDHAEELMVAVDPSKAITNKIPTPPPKKRTAISMLHGKNRITEFKNPTLYKDDEMLKAINSMRGGGYVPDTRYVLHDIDQEAKEQALLYHSERLAIAYGLISTPARTPLRIIKNLRVCGDCHNAIKIMSKIVGRELIVRDNKRFHHFKDGKCSCGDYW from the coding sequence ATGGCCTCTCTAATGGCGACTCGACGCGCTCGAAGCCCCGCCCTAATCTCCTCCATCTTCAACAACAAGGTACGCCCTCTCCACCCTTCTCACGCATTTCACTTCCACCCAAACAACCCTCACCCCCTAACCTTCACCAAAACCCTTACCTCCTCCGCCGCCCCAAACCACTACCCAGGTGCTCCTCCGCCGCAGCAAACCCCACCCTCCGATCCCAGAAACTTCAACCCTAATCCTAATCCTAATCAGTGGAGCCCACAGAACCAGGGCTACGGAAACCCTAATTCGCAGCAGACCCAGAGACCTGGGTTTAACAATTACCAGGGTCAGCATCAGTGGAGTCCTCAGGCTCAGGGCCAGAGCTACCCTCAGCACCAAAACCCTAATCCATTTCCGAATCAGAATCAGTGTTATCCACCGCGTGGAAGCCCTAATCAGTGGAGCCAAAACCCCAATCCCAATTATCAGCAACCACCCAGAAGCCCGAATCAAAATCAGTGGATTGAGAATCAAAATCAGGATCAAGGGCACCCCCaatatggaaaccctaatcagaTGAACCCACCAAGTCCCAATTTTCAGCAACCCAGAAACCCAAATCAGTGGAATAATCAGAATCAGAATCGGGGATATCCCCAAtctggaaaccctaatcagcGGGCCCCTCAGGGACCTAACCAGTGGAGCAACAACAATGGGGTTCGGGTGGAGAAGGAATCCGCCGCAGTGGTTTTGCCGCCTTCGGTTGACGATTTAAGGCGGCTGTGTGAGGAGGGGAAGGTGAAGGAGGCTCTTAAGATGATGGAGGAAGACGGGGTTAAGGCCGACCCTGATTGCTTCCAGCATTTGTTTAAGCTGTGTGGGGATTCGAAGACGTTTGAGAATGCGAAGAAGGTTCATGACTTCTTTCTGCAGTCGACGTGTAGGAGCAGCCGTGACTTGAGCCATAAGGTGATTGAGATGTATGGAAAGTGTGGGAGCATGACCGATGCGCGGAGAGTGTTTGATCACCTGGTGGAGAAGAACATTGATTCGTGGCATTTGATGATTAACTGGTATGCGGAGAATGGGTTGGGTGATGATGGGTTGCAGATGTTTGAGCTGTTGAGGGAGCAGGGGTTGAAGCCTAATTCCGACACTTTCCTTGCAGTTTTTGCAGCTTGTGCTAGTGCAGATGCTGTGGAAGAAGCATTCTTTCACTTTGATGCAATGAAAGAAGAGTACGGATTTGATCCAGAAAAGAAACATTATTTGGGGATACTAGGTGTGCTTGGAAAATGTGGTCATCTACATGAAGCAGTGGATTACATTGAGAAACTCCCATTTGAGCCCACAGTGGAAGTTTGGGAGGCTTTGTGGAATTTTGCTCGGATCCATGGAGATATTGATCTTGAAGATCATGCTGAGGAGTTAATGGTTGCTGTTGATCCATCAAAGGCTATTACTAATAAGATCCCAACTCCTCCACCAAAAAAACGTACTGCTATTAGCATGCTTCATGGGAAAAATAGAATCACCGAGTTCAAAAACCCCACATTATACAAGGATGATGAGATGTTAAAGGCTATCAATTCGATGAGAGGAGGAGGTTATGTTCCTGACACGAGATATGTTCTTCATGACATTGACCAGGAGGCAAAGGAGCAAGCCTTGCTCTATCACAGTGAGCGTTTGGCCATTGCATACGGTCTGATTAGTACACCAGCAAGGACACCGCTTAGGATCATAAAAAATCTTCGTGTTTGTGGTGACTGTCACAATGCCATTAAGATCATGTCAAAGATTGTTGGAAGGGAATTAATTGTTAGGGACAATAAACGTTTTCATCATTTCAAAGATGGAAAATGCTCTTGTGGGGATTATTGGTGA